One genomic region from Anaerolineae bacterium encodes:
- a CDS encoding DUF2298 domain-containing protein, with product MLFAFKWWLALSLLNLLALPLTRRLFPFIPGNGYPFSRPLGLLLTCWIFWLGCSFGFIQNSPGGVIAALALASLISWKLGRKDLRDFWSQERPLILATELIHALAFASFALFKAFRPEISGTEKPMELAFLNAILRSPNFPPHDPWLSGFAISYYYFGYVMVAFLAKLTATPSSVAFNLAIASLFALTVTSLFGVVYGLIKVEEGSPWRAIRWAFMGAMLVAVMGNQEGFLELLHCKGIGSPAFWEWIDIKGLAQAPPCPGSLHPVDFWWWWRASRVIHDRNLLGQDQEVIDEFPFFSFLLGDLHPHVLALPFAIMATGLALNIFYSYPVSFAWSNLFFYSLILGGLGFLNTWDFPIYLAFVGATVALAHHREGERAPVKKALRLVFVLGALGVALYIPFYVSFRSQAGGILPVIFNATKVHQYFIMFAPFILAGPALFSPLRTLRATGLAKTLSITAVFLALLCYLFRKPLPALLIPLSLIAFLSILNNKEKPSAFALLLWLSGLLLTLTVEFVYVRDLFGTRMNTVFKLYYQAWVLMGLACAFALYRLSTRVSFTRTLWRNFILLFVGFGFFYPLAASATRAFAEGRGPLTLDGTVYLKEVNPADYEAILWLNQNVKGVPVILEATGGSYTYYGRVSTHTGLPTILGWDFHEFQWRGSYEEPSRRKPDISRIYTTPDPEEAKELVQKYNVRYIYIGPLERETYRLTGLAEEKFSRFATLVYDKNGVKIFVCPFP from the coding sequence GTGCTTTTCGCTTTTAAATGGTGGCTCGCTTTAAGCCTTCTGAACCTGCTGGCTCTGCCTTTAACGCGCCGCCTTTTTCCCTTTATCCCGGGAAATGGTTACCCATTCTCCAGACCTCTGGGCCTCCTCCTGACCTGCTGGATTTTCTGGCTCGGGTGTTCTTTCGGTTTCATTCAGAATAGTCCTGGTGGTGTTATCGCCGCCCTGGCACTGGCTTCGCTCATTTCCTGGAAGCTGGGCCGAAAGGATTTAAGGGATTTCTGGAGCCAGGAGCGCCCCTTGATCTTAGCCACTGAACTGATCCACGCGTTAGCCTTTGCTTCCTTCGCCCTCTTCAAGGCCTTTCGCCCTGAAATTTCCGGTACCGAGAAACCCATGGAACTGGCCTTTCTCAACGCTATCCTTAGGAGCCCGAATTTTCCACCTCACGACCCCTGGCTCTCGGGTTTTGCCATAAGTTACTATTATTTTGGCTACGTGATGGTGGCTTTTCTGGCCAAATTGACCGCCACCCCTTCAAGTGTGGCCTTTAACCTCGCGATAGCTTCTCTCTTCGCCCTCACCGTTACAAGCCTTTTTGGAGTGGTCTACGGGCTAATAAAAGTGGAAGAGGGTTCGCCCTGGCGAGCAATCCGGTGGGCTTTTATGGGAGCAATGCTGGTAGCTGTGATGGGCAATCAGGAAGGATTCCTGGAGCTTCTCCACTGCAAGGGCATAGGCTCGCCAGCTTTCTGGGAGTGGATTGATATAAAGGGTTTAGCTCAGGCTCCACCATGCCCTGGCTCCCTCCACCCCGTGGATTTCTGGTGGTGGTGGAGGGCTTCCAGAGTAATCCATGACCGCAATCTCCTGGGACAGGACCAAGAGGTAATTGACGAGTTCCCCTTCTTCAGTTTCCTTTTGGGAGATTTGCACCCTCACGTCCTGGCTCTGCCTTTTGCTATTATGGCTACAGGCCTGGCTTTGAACATTTTTTATTCCTACCCCGTTTCTTTCGCCTGGTCAAACTTGTTCTTTTACAGCCTTATCCTGGGAGGACTAGGCTTTTTGAACACGTGGGATTTCCCCATTTACCTGGCTTTCGTGGGAGCAACAGTCGCTCTTGCCCACCACCGGGAGGGAGAAAGAGCTCCCGTGAAGAAGGCTTTAAGGCTTGTCTTTGTTCTGGGTGCGCTTGGAGTAGCTCTGTACATCCCTTTCTACGTCAGTTTTCGTTCTCAAGCCGGGGGGATTTTGCCTGTAATCTTCAACGCTACGAAGGTTCACCAGTACTTTATCATGTTCGCCCCCTTTATCCTCGCAGGGCCGGCCCTTTTCTCTCCGCTTCGCACTCTGAGGGCAACAGGGCTTGCTAAAACCCTGTCAATTACAGCTGTCTTCCTGGCCCTTTTGTGCTACCTTTTCCGGAAACCCCTTCCCGCTCTTCTTATTCCTCTAAGCCTCATAGCTTTCCTTTCAATTCTGAATAACAAAGAAAAGCCTTCTGCCTTTGCCCTGCTTCTCTGGCTTTCAGGCCTCCTTCTTACTCTGACGGTGGAGTTCGTTTATGTCAGGGACCTTTTTGGGACAAGGATGAACACTGTTTTCAAACTTTACTACCAGGCCTGGGTTCTGATGGGGCTGGCCTGTGCTTTTGCCCTCTATAGACTTTCCACCAGAGTTTCCTTCACCAGAACCTTGTGGAGGAATTTCATCCTCCTCTTCGTGGGCTTCGGCTTTTTTTATCCTCTGGCCGCTTCGGCAACCAGGGCCTTCGCTGAAGGGAGGGGGCCATTGACCCTGGACGGAACTGTCTATTTAAAAGAGGTTAATCCGGCTGATTACGAAGCCATCCTCTGGCTCAATCAAAATGTTAAAGGGGTTCCCGTTATTCTGGAAGCCACCGGTGGCTCTTACACCTATTACGGCCGGGTCTCTACCCATACAGGACTTCCGACAATTCTGGGCTGGGATTTCCATGAATTTCAGTGGCGCGGTTCCTATGAAGAGCCCTCTCGGCGCAAGCCTGACATCTCCCGAATCTACACTACTCCGGATCCTGAAGAAGCAAAGGAGCTTGTCCAGAAATACAATGTGCGTTACATTTACATTGGGCCTCTTGAGCGCGAAACTTACCGGCTCACCGGCCTGGCGGAGGAGAAATTTTCCCGTTTTGCGACCCTGGTGTATGATAAAAATGGGGTGAAAATTTTCGTTTGTCCTTTCCCTTGA
- a CDS encoding endonuclease MutS2, whose translation MQERDLQTLEFFKILEKLASYTSFEGSRELAFSLRPSSDEKEVELKLRETAEAISLLREKANLSLAGAVEIRPFLDRAAKFQILLPQELIAIKNTILAAARLRRAIVRYSDIAPLLSAKARGMEDYTWVAREIGQAISEQGDVLDEASPELKRIRRELRETRELLFHRLHEIITSPAVAQFIQEPIITERHGRFVIPVKAQFKSRIPGLVHDISASGVTVFLEPLEVVELGNQFRELQLMEEEEIRRVLARFTRLIAEEEPYLRRTVEIMAEIDLAFAKAQYALATDSVIPKLVPWKGPVLKDSFVHPGVTLSFKKARHPLLDPRKVVPVDIYLTDDYFILVITGPNTGGKTVTLKTAGLLALMAQAGLAIPAQEGSSLSVFRGIYADIGDEQSIEQSLSTFSSHMSNIIRILNMADSRSLVILDELGAGTDPVEGAALARALLAHLRNRSITTLVATHISELKAYAYATPGVENASMEFDPETLAPTYSLKIGFPGQSNALIIASRLGLDPEIIRQARDFLPPQRLETEALLAQIQETYRRARELEEEASRALERARQWEEEARKKLEELEKERHRILEETRREAQEEIDRIRAELARLKATAEIHRSPETIREILQEIEKLEESVPPPPPPVLPGPISVGDWVWVHGLNSSGEVIALMEEEAVVLVDNWRVRVPLDRLEKRQSPSFSIPRAESVVFPRPSKVPGELNLRGMKVEEALILLDNYLDQAFLAGLEKVRLVHGKGTGALRQALWAYLAEHPLVASFYHAPPGEGGDGVTIVRFNR comes from the coding sequence TTGCAGGAAAGGGACCTTCAGACTCTGGAGTTCTTCAAAATTCTGGAAAAGCTGGCTTCTTACACCTCCTTTGAGGGGAGCCGGGAGTTGGCCTTTTCCCTGCGCCCTTCTTCCGATGAGAAAGAAGTGGAGTTAAAGCTCCGGGAAACAGCAGAGGCCATTTCTCTCCTTCGGGAAAAAGCCAACCTCTCCCTGGCGGGGGCGGTGGAAATTCGTCCTTTCCTGGATAGAGCGGCAAAATTTCAAATCCTTCTGCCCCAAGAACTTATCGCCATAAAGAACACGATTTTAGCCGCTGCCAGGCTTCGGCGGGCTATAGTCCGTTACTCCGATATAGCTCCCCTGCTTTCGGCAAAGGCCAGGGGGATGGAGGATTACACCTGGGTGGCCCGCGAAATCGGGCAGGCTATAAGCGAGCAGGGCGACGTTCTGGATGAAGCCTCTCCTGAGCTTAAGCGCATCCGTCGGGAGCTGAGGGAGACTCGTGAGCTCCTCTTCCATCGCCTTCACGAAATCATAACTTCACCGGCCGTAGCTCAGTTCATCCAGGAACCCATAATAACTGAGCGCCACGGCCGCTTCGTAATCCCCGTCAAAGCCCAGTTTAAAAGCCGCATACCTGGCCTCGTCCACGATATATCCGCCAGTGGGGTTACAGTTTTCCTGGAGCCTCTGGAAGTGGTGGAGCTGGGGAACCAGTTTCGAGAGCTTCAGCTTATGGAAGAAGAGGAAATCCGCCGAGTTCTGGCCCGCTTCACTCGCCTCATAGCTGAAGAGGAACCTTACCTCCGCCGCACTGTGGAAATTATGGCGGAAATTGACCTGGCTTTCGCCAAAGCTCAATATGCCTTAGCTACCGATTCCGTTATACCGAAACTTGTCCCTTGGAAGGGTCCCGTCCTCAAGGACTCTTTCGTCCACCCAGGGGTAACCCTCTCCTTCAAGAAAGCTCGCCACCCTCTTCTGGACCCCCGCAAAGTGGTCCCCGTGGACATATACTTAACCGATGACTATTTCATTCTGGTGATAACGGGGCCCAACACTGGAGGCAAAACCGTAACGTTGAAAACGGCTGGGCTTCTGGCTCTGATGGCTCAGGCGGGTCTTGCCATCCCCGCTCAGGAAGGTTCTTCCCTTTCGGTTTTCCGGGGAATATATGCCGATATTGGCGATGAGCAATCTATAGAGCAAAGTCTTTCCACTTTTTCCTCTCATATGAGCAACATAATCCGGATTCTGAACATGGCCGACTCCCGTTCCTTGGTGATTCTGGATGAGCTGGGAGCAGGGACGGACCCGGTGGAAGGAGCAGCTTTGGCAAGGGCTCTCCTGGCCCACCTCAGAAACAGGAGCATTACCACGCTGGTGGCCACCCACATTTCGGAGCTTAAAGCTTACGCCTATGCCACCCCCGGTGTGGAAAACGCTTCTATGGAATTTGATCCTGAGACCCTGGCGCCAACATACAGTCTCAAGATAGGATTTCCGGGGCAATCCAACGCTTTGATAATAGCTTCAAGGCTTGGCCTCGATCCTGAGATAATACGTCAGGCCAGGGATTTCCTTCCTCCTCAGAGGCTTGAGACAGAAGCTCTCCTGGCTCAGATTCAGGAAACCTACAGGCGGGCCAGAGAACTGGAGGAAGAAGCCAGCAGAGCCCTGGAAAGAGCCAGGCAATGGGAGGAAGAAGCCCGCAAGAAATTGGAAGAGCTTGAAAAAGAGCGACACCGCATCTTGGAGGAAACCCGTCGGGAAGCACAGGAGGAAATTGATAGGATTCGGGCAGAACTGGCCAGACTGAAAGCAACGGCGGAAATCCACCGTTCTCCCGAGACTATAAGGGAAATATTGCAGGAAATCGAAAAGCTGGAGGAAAGCGTCCCCCCACCGCCGCCTCCTGTTCTCCCAGGCCCTATTTCGGTAGGAGATTGGGTTTGGGTCCATGGCCTTAATTCCTCCGGAGAAGTGATAGCCCTTATGGAAGAGGAAGCGGTGGTGCTGGTGGACAACTGGAGAGTCAGGGTGCCTCTGGATAGACTTGAGAAACGGCAATCGCCATCCTTTAGCATTCCCAGAGCTGAGAGCGTTGTTTTCCCGCGGCCCTCAAAGGTTCCGGGCGAGCTTAACTTACGGGGGATGAAGGTTGAGGAGGCTCTCATACTCCTGGATAATTATTTAGATCAGGCTTTTCTGGCGGGGCTTGAAAAAGTAAGGTTAGTCCACGGTAAGGGAACGGGAGCTCTCCGTCAGGCTTTGTGGGCGTATCTGGCAGAACATCCTCTCGTAGCCTCTTTTTACCACGCTCCTCCTGGTGAAGGTGGAGATGGGGTAACAATCGTCAGGTTCAATCGTTAA
- a CDS encoding tRNA (adenine-N1)-methyltransferase, whose protein sequence is MEVAREGSLVLLISQKGKRFILKLSPGKRFETQFGYIKHEDLIGKPFGSSVQSHLGHKFLLLEPSTFDLIQSIPRITQIIYPKDAGYIILRLNLMPGKRVVEAGTGSGALTLVLARAVMPSGRVYSYEVRPEMLKFAHRTLEMAGVLDYVELKERDIAQGFDEKEVDALFLDLRTPWEYLAQAEETLKPGGFFGALVPTANQVIKLLEGLENHGFVDVEVEELFLRPYKAVHERLRPDDRMVAHTGYLIFARKAEAAGKEWFSFRRGRAWRFHKEESFND, encoded by the coding sequence GTGGAAGTCGCCAGAGAAGGGTCCCTGGTGCTCCTGATTAGCCAAAAAGGTAAGCGCTTCATCTTGAAGCTTTCCCCGGGCAAGCGCTTTGAAACCCAGTTCGGCTATATAAAGCACGAAGACCTGATAGGAAAACCCTTTGGTTCCTCTGTCCAATCTCACCTGGGGCATAAGTTCCTCCTGCTGGAGCCCTCCACCTTCGACCTCATCCAATCTATCCCACGCATAACCCAGATAATCTATCCAAAAGACGCTGGCTACATAATCCTCAGACTAAATTTGATGCCCGGGAAGAGGGTGGTGGAAGCTGGAACCGGAAGTGGAGCCCTTACCCTGGTGCTGGCCAGGGCAGTGATGCCTTCGGGACGGGTTTACTCTTATGAGGTGAGGCCTGAAATGCTTAAGTTTGCCCACCGCACTCTGGAGATGGCTGGAGTTCTGGATTACGTGGAGCTTAAAGAAAGGGACATTGCTCAAGGCTTTGACGAAAAAGAAGTGGATGCTCTATTTTTGGACCTCCGCACTCCGTGGGAATACCTGGCCCAGGCTGAGGAAACCCTTAAGCCGGGCGGTTTTTTCGGAGCGCTGGTTCCAACAGCCAATCAGGTGATAAAGCTTCTGGAAGGCTTGGAGAACCATGGGTTTGTAGACGTTGAAGTTGAAGAGCTGTTCCTCAGACCATACAAAGCCGTCCACGAAAGGCTTCGCCCCGATGACCGGATGGTAGCCCACACCGGTTATCTTATTTTTGCCCGGAAAGCCGAAGCGGCTGGAAAGGAGTGGTTTTCTTTCCGACGCGGCCGAGCGTGGCGCTTCCACAAAGAGGAAAGTTTTAACGATTGA
- a CDS encoding TlpA family protein disulfide reductase gives MSWLKILSFIVGSVFLLAGCVSRTVSKEGLGPAPSFTLPSLDGQEKSLEDFKGRPILLHFWATWCPPCREEMPVFQKFYNELGPSGLVILGINVGESPEVVRNFVEELNVTFPILLDEKGKIANKYGVRGLPTTFWIDPSGEIVNVTLGGPLPEEFIVENLHKIGAGKRWH, from the coding sequence ATGAGCTGGTTGAAAATCCTAAGCTTTATCGTGGGATCAGTTTTTCTTTTAGCGGGCTGCGTTTCCAGAACGGTTTCTAAAGAGGGATTGGGTCCAGCTCCTTCCTTTACTCTCCCTTCCCTGGATGGCCAGGAAAAAAGTCTGGAAGACTTCAAAGGCAGGCCTATTTTACTCCATTTCTGGGCTACATGGTGCCCCCCATGCCGGGAGGAAATGCCTGTTTTCCAGAAATTCTACAATGAGCTCGGCCCTTCAGGCCTTGTCATCCTGGGAATAAACGTGGGTGAATCGCCTGAAGTGGTCAGAAATTTTGTGGAGGAATTAAATGTCACTTTCCCCATCCTCCTGGACGAGAAGGGAAAAATCGCCAACAAATACGGCGTTAGGGGCCTGCCCACTACTTTTTGGATTGACCCTTCAGGGGAAATTGTGAATGTCACCCTCGGAGGGCCTTTGCCTGAAGAGTTCATCGTGGAAAATTTACATAAAATAGGAGCAGGAAAACGGTGGCATTAG
- the folK gene encoding 2-amino-4-hydroxy-6-hydroxymethyldihydropteridine diphosphokinase: MALVYLGLGSNLGDRERNISIALERIEEEISILQLSSLYETEPVGYLAQPWFLNAVCAGETKLAPYPLLDFLKAVERELGRTEGVRWGPRIIDIDILFYDTLVFSDEKLTIPHPRLHERRFVLVPLAEIAPDFVHPYFGLTVSELLAGVKDPSEVRLWKENWLKPKN; encoded by the coding sequence GTGGCATTAGTTTACCTGGGACTTGGTTCTAACCTTGGGGACCGGGAAAGGAATATCTCCATAGCCCTTGAAAGAATTGAGGAGGAAATCAGCATTCTGCAGCTTTCTTCCCTGTACGAAACAGAACCCGTTGGATACTTGGCACAGCCCTGGTTCCTGAATGCGGTCTGTGCTGGGGAGACGAAGCTTGCTCCTTATCCACTTCTTGATTTCCTCAAAGCTGTGGAGAGGGAGTTGGGGCGCACTGAGGGGGTACGCTGGGGGCCAAGAATCATTGACATTGACATTCTTTTTTATGATACCCTGGTCTTTTCCGATGAAAAGCTCACAATCCCTCACCCTCGCCTCCACGAGCGCCGCTTTGTCCTGGTTCCCCTGGCCGAAATTGCCCCTGATTTTGTCCACCCCTACTTTGGGCTGACGGTTTCTGAACTCCTGGCTGGAGTGAAGGATCCCTCGGAGGTAAGATTATGGAAGGAAAATTGGTTAAAACCCAAAAATTGA
- a CDS encoding heme o synthase, producing MEGKLVKTQKLSLASKAKGYLLVTKPPSVLLLVFTAVGGMIAAVGPAIPWGKFLIAFVAITAGCAGANTITSYIDRDIDAVMERTRRRPLPQGIISPEEALMWGIILSTGAILLSALLNWWALFWMLFGLFDNIVVYSLLSKRRTPWNIILGSFSGGAPTVFGWAAMRGDIALLPVLMAALVVLWTPAHIWSLALRYRDDYARAGVPMLPVVTSEKKVLRCVVSTALLMFIVSVLIQAVGGFGPIYSFLAYIPGVALLMVNFYLWFKPTARNAWIAFKITSPYLAALFTGVILESILG from the coding sequence ATGGAAGGAAAATTGGTTAAAACCCAAAAATTGAGTTTGGCTTCAAAGGCGAAAGGCTATCTCCTGGTAACCAAACCTCCAAGCGTGTTGCTTCTTGTTTTTACAGCTGTCGGTGGTATGATAGCTGCTGTCGGGCCAGCCATCCCCTGGGGTAAATTTCTCATAGCTTTTGTAGCTATAACTGCCGGGTGTGCGGGGGCTAACACCATTACCTCTTACATAGACAGGGATATAGACGCAGTGATGGAACGAACTCGTCGCCGTCCATTGCCCCAGGGTATTATTTCACCTGAGGAAGCCCTAATGTGGGGAATTATCCTGAGCACTGGGGCCATATTGCTCTCAGCTCTCCTCAATTGGTGGGCTTTGTTCTGGATGTTATTCGGGCTCTTTGATAACATTGTTGTCTACAGCCTTTTGTCCAAACGTCGCACTCCATGGAACATAATTTTAGGCTCCTTTAGCGGAGGGGCTCCGACGGTTTTCGGATGGGCAGCTATGCGGGGGGATATCGCCCTGTTGCCTGTGCTCATGGCAGCTCTGGTAGTCCTCTGGACTCCGGCGCATATTTGGAGCCTGGCCCTTCGCTATCGGGATGATTACGCTCGTGCCGGGGTTCCCATGCTTCCGGTGGTTACCAGTGAGAAGAAAGTTCTAAGGTGTGTGGTCTCTACGGCTCTGCTTATGTTCATCGTTTCGGTGCTGATCCAAGCCGTTGGGGGTTTCGGGCCCATTTACTCTTTCCTGGCCTACATCCCGGGAGTTGCTCTGCTGATGGTTAATTTTTACCTCTGGTTTAAGCCCACAGCCCGCAATGCCTGGATCGCCTTTAAAATCACAAGCCCTTACCTTGCAGCTCTTTTCACCGGCGTTATTCTTGAGAGTATTCTGGGATGA
- a CDS encoding tetratricopeptide repeat protein, whose protein sequence is MRWLPLILALLLLASETAAQGPPTMEEALSLKEEGKCSEAIRLFEALLPAPEAFISLGECLEEEADYQGALKVWQNFLSLYPQDFRAPLIPLRIGRLYKKVNNPQAAIQAYLLHAQSGGLLSEVAWEEVGDLYRGMGYYREAVKAYREAFKISNSFHLREKILETLAEAKDHKGAMVECTNLESLPLSAPVRVRINYLCGRIYREAGALWKAFSLFRRAVELFPESPYAYFSLIELVEAGKPVDDYLRGLVDYHACFSYPQACGAALLAFGRYIAANPVHHKPEAHYYAAIIYRRLGDYQASLREWDWLIQTHPDSPLVPEGWWEKGRTLEQAGRITEALAIYQKLADFYPDSPFALKALKEAARLMEEKGDFASASSLYLKASRIAASSEEQKEALFKAGLVLYRAGNLDAAVELWRGLDNSRALFWIGKALMKQGRWAEARSYWERAHNLAPESYYGLRALASLRRFDFASGHGYTKPGQELSPETLKDWLSTWSSLSPSGVESDPRWAKARAFMMAGYRDKALVLYRNLYREYSQDPKALAFLTFYFRREKLYSLSIRSAMSLVWLAQRAGVSLPPELWELSYPFFFTRLIEQEASFWKIDPLLLAAVIRQESLFDPWVSSPAGAIGLMQIIPPTGKSIASALGWPNFSEKLLERPWVSLKFGTWYLVRQKERFGHWFVALAAYNAGPLRAAKWWEQAGYDPDLFVEIIPIEETSRYVRAIYEQYAIYQKIYRE, encoded by the coding sequence ATGAGATGGCTTCCTCTAATTTTGGCGCTACTCCTTCTGGCTTCTGAAACCGCAGCTCAAGGGCCTCCGACGATGGAGGAAGCTCTCTCTTTGAAAGAAGAGGGGAAGTGTTCTGAAGCCATCAGGCTCTTTGAAGCCCTGCTTCCTGCCCCCGAAGCTTTTATTTCCCTCGGAGAATGTCTTGAGGAGGAAGCCGATTACCAGGGAGCGCTAAAAGTATGGCAAAACTTTCTCTCCCTTTACCCTCAGGATTTCAGAGCTCCTCTGATACCCCTGCGTATCGGTCGCCTTTACAAAAAAGTTAATAATCCCCAGGCAGCTATCCAAGCTTATTTGCTCCACGCTCAAAGCGGCGGCTTGCTCTCCGAAGTTGCCTGGGAAGAGGTCGGAGACCTCTACAGAGGGATGGGCTACTATCGGGAGGCAGTGAAAGCCTATCGGGAGGCCTTTAAGATCAGTAACTCCTTCCATCTGCGGGAAAAGATTTTAGAAACCCTGGCCGAAGCCAAAGATCACAAAGGGGCCATGGTTGAATGCACTAACCTGGAAAGTTTGCCCCTCAGCGCCCCAGTTAGGGTTCGCATAAATTATTTGTGCGGCCGAATTTACAGGGAAGCAGGAGCTTTATGGAAAGCTTTCAGCCTCTTCCGGCGTGCTGTAGAGCTTTTCCCCGAGTCTCCCTACGCGTATTTTTCTCTCATAGAGCTGGTGGAAGCCGGGAAGCCAGTGGATGATTACCTGAGAGGTCTGGTGGACTACCACGCTTGTTTCTCTTATCCGCAGGCTTGCGGTGCTGCCCTGTTGGCTTTTGGGCGATACATAGCTGCCAATCCGGTGCACCATAAACCTGAAGCTCACTATTACGCTGCCATAATCTACCGAAGGCTCGGAGATTACCAGGCTTCCCTGAGGGAGTGGGATTGGCTCATTCAAACCCATCCCGATAGCCCTCTTGTGCCCGAGGGGTGGTGGGAAAAGGGCAGGACCCTTGAGCAAGCAGGCAGAATTACCGAGGCTCTGGCTATCTATCAAAAGTTAGCTGACTTTTACCCCGATAGTCCCTTCGCTCTCAAAGCCCTGAAGGAAGCAGCACGCCTTATGGAGGAGAAGGGCGATTTTGCCTCAGCTTCCAGCCTTTACCTTAAAGCGAGCAGGATAGCTGCCTCTTCGGAGGAGCAAAAGGAAGCGTTATTTAAAGCAGGCCTTGTTCTTTATAGAGCGGGGAATCTGGACGCTGCTGTTGAGCTCTGGAGGGGGTTAGATAATTCCAGAGCCCTCTTCTGGATCGGCAAAGCTTTAATGAAACAAGGTAGATGGGCAGAAGCCCGAAGCTATTGGGAGAGAGCTCACAACCTTGCTCCCGAAAGCTATTACGGTCTGCGGGCTTTGGCCAGCCTTCGCCGATTTGATTTCGCTTCTGGTCACGGTTACACGAAACCCGGGCAAGAGCTTTCTCCCGAAACCCTAAAGGATTGGCTCAGCACTTGGAGTTCTTTGTCTCCATCAGGGGTTGAAAGTGATCCTCGTTGGGCAAAGGCCAGAGCCTTCATGATGGCTGGTTACAGGGATAAAGCCCTGGTGCTTTACAGAAACCTTTACAGGGAATATTCCCAGGACCCGAAGGCTCTTGCCTTTTTAACTTTCTACTTCCGTCGGGAAAAACTCTATTCCCTCTCCATTCGTTCGGCCATGAGCCTTGTCTGGCTTGCTCAGAGAGCGGGGGTATCGCTTCCCCCTGAACTGTGGGAACTTTCATATCCCTTTTTCTTCACCAGGCTTATAGAGCAAGAGGCTTCTTTCTGGAAAATAGATCCTCTGCTTTTAGCGGCCGTGATACGTCAGGAAAGCCTTTTTGACCCCTGGGTAAGCTCACCGGCGGGGGCAATCGGCCTTATGCAGATCATCCCCCCTACAGGGAAGTCCATAGCCTCGGCTCTGGGATGGCCCAACTTTTCGGAAAAACTTCTAGAAAGACCCTGGGTTAGCCTCAAGTTCGGGACCTGGTATCTTGTTCGGCAAAAAGAGAGGTTTGGTCATTGGTTTGTGGCACTGGCTGCTTACAATGCTGGCCCTCTGCGAGCGGCAAAGTGGTGGGAACAGGCTGGCTATGACCCTGACCTCTTTGTGGAGATTATCCCGATAGAGGAGACGAGCCGATATGTGAGGGCCATCTATGAACAGTACGCCATTTACCAGAAAATTTATCGGGAATGA
- a CDS encoding HlyD family efflux transporter periplasmic adaptor subunit yields MTAKNFALLSAITVLILLSLGIYSFYTYRTPYRESPETVLPEEAPRFVKFNGRAIPSREANLAFPISGRISRLYVREGDVVEEGEELASLEDSLLKIELAAAEAELEEAKLELEMLKASSDVLRSAEAELREARALVEEARAQLAGAQAELRILEGGPSEEELRIAKAEVDRAEAIMRQAQAEYDKVAWAPGAGASPQAIALEQATLNYELAKARYEALLKGPSEDQKEVVSSKVQAAFARLRAAEARLSQVQTRYESLKRGPDPERLALAETKVKIAELKVQAARIRLEQATLKAPFNGIVWNVWKSEGETVSPGDLVMTIGDSSSLKVIATGLTQDDLKWVQEGQSVMVSFPSLSNLTLPGKIERIVPAFPADARYNMYVEILALAPQVRWGMTANIMVSVR; encoded by the coding sequence ATGACAGCTAAAAACTTTGCGCTCCTTTCAGCAATAACCGTTCTTATACTTTTGAGTCTGGGGATTTATTCGTTCTACACCTACAGAACTCCCTACCGTGAGTCCCCTGAGACGGTCCTGCCTGAGGAGGCGCCACGGTTTGTCAAATTCAACGGCAGAGCAATACCATCCCGTGAGGCCAACCTTGCTTTCCCCATATCTGGGCGAATATCAAGGCTTTATGTGCGAGAGGGGGACGTGGTTGAAGAGGGGGAAGAGCTTGCCTCCCTTGAAGATTCCCTCTTGAAGATAGAGCTGGCTGCAGCGGAGGCCGAACTGGAGGAAGCTAAACTGGAGCTGGAAATGCTCAAAGCCTCTTCAGATGTTCTCCGATCAGCAGAAGCGGAATTGCGGGAAGCCAGGGCCCTGGTAGAAGAAGCCAGGGCTCAACTGGCTGGTGCTCAGGCAGAGCTCAGGATCCTTGAGGGTGGCCCTTCAGAGGAAGAACTGCGCATCGCTAAAGCCGAGGTGGACAGAGCTGAAGCCATAATGCGTCAGGCCCAAGCTGAATATGACAAAGTAGCCTGGGCGCCCGGAGCGGGTGCGAGTCCCCAGGCCATAGCTCTGGAACAAGCCACCCTCAATTATGAGCTGGCCAAAGCCCGTTACGAAGCTCTCCTCAAAGGCCCTTCTGAGGACCAGAAAGAGGTTGTGAGCTCCAAAGTTCAGGCCGCCTTTGCCAGGCTGAGGGCTGCTGAAGCCAGGCTTTCCCAGGTGCAAACCCGCTACGAGAGCCTTAAACGAGGGCCCGACCCTGAAAGGCTGGCCCTGGCTGAAACGAAGGTCAAAATAGCTGAGTTAAAAGTTCAGGCTGCTCGCATCCGGCTTGAGCAAGCTACTCTGAAGGCCCCTTTCAATGGAATTGTATGGAATGTGTGGAAAAGCGAAGGGGAAACGGTCTCTCCTGGTGATCTCGTTATGACGATAGGGGATAGCTCATCCTTGAAAGTAATAGCCACCGGGCTGACCCAGGACGACCTGAAATGGGTTCAGGAGGGGCAAAGCGTAATGGTAAGCTTTCCCTCCCTTTCTAACCTGACCCTTCCGGGGAAAATTGAGAGGATAGTGCCTGCTTTTCCCGCTGATGCGCGTTATAATATGTATGTAGAAATACTGGCCCTCGCTCCCCAGGTCAGATGGGGAATGACGGCCAATATAATGGTTAGTGTGCGGTGA